The sequence CACCGTCTGACGTAAAGAAGACACAACCGTCATCTGCCGTACCGTTTTCTTTGATTTTCAGCACGTTGTACATTTGACCCTGGAAGTTGTCGTCAAATTTAGTCGCAATTGACGGGTCGTTGTCGCGCACAGACGTGCCGTCAGTGGTAATAATGGTCACGTTAGCAATGGTTGGGGCAGAGGCCGGTGCTTGCGAGTAGTCCGGTCCATTGTTTTTCTCACCGTCAGCTTCAAAGCCACCGTTGCCCATGTAGTTAGTCTGGCCGTCTATCGTCACAGTGCCATGTTTAATGAAAACAAACTGTGCACGTCCCTGCCAGCCGGCGTCCATGTCTAAAGAGTCGTCCTGAGTATCCGTTACGACAATGTTTCTTAAGTCAGCAGCGCCACCGAAGAACTCAATACCGTCATCGAAACCCTGGTGGATGTGAATGAATTCGTAAGAAGAGCCAGAACCTACTGCGTTCAGCGTTAGTGAGTTCAAGTCGTCGCCATCACCGCCATCACGAGGACCTGAGCCTGCGTACCAAATTTGTGCGTACTTCATTGAGCCGCTGTCGTCAGTGTTGTCGTTACCGCCGTAGAAGCTGACAATCCCTTCCGACTCACGGTTACAGGTACCACCATCACGCTCTGCATCCGTACACTCGTTGGTAATACCGTTACCGTTAACGATGATGCCACCCCAGTCTGCGTAGCGCGGAGCGTCGCCTGATACGTTTAAACGGTCAAATTCATTGGCCGAGGTAAATTTAATCGGCTTATCAAACGTACCAATAGCATTCAGTTGCGCACCGCGGGCAATCTGAATAATGGCTTCGCCGGAAGTGAATGCTAAAATCGCTCCCGGCTCAACCGTCATCACCGGACCGTTTTGATTAATCTCACAACCCGTCGTGGTGTCACAGTCTTCACCAATCTGTAAAGCGCCTTCAAACACGTGTACACCGCCGTCAGGCAACTCATCAAACGTAATATCTTCCGTAATTTCTATCGTTGCACTGGCAAAGTCAGTATCGTAGGAGCAGTCCTGACCATCGTATTCACCCTGAACGTCTGCATAGGTTGCACATGGATTAGATGAACCGCTGTCACCGCCCCCGGTATCACCGCCGGCATTCGAGCCACCACCATTATTCACGGTTGGCGTCACGTTAATATCGCCACCGCAACCGGCTAATAGAAGTGCTGTGGTCACTGCAGATATCTTAAATAAGGTATTGAATTTCATTGGGTTCTCCCGACTTCTTCGTGTCATGTTGTGATTTAAGTCGGGAGCAGATTAGGACGCTTGCATGACAGGATTGTGACAACACAAAAGTGTCACAAAATGTTCACGATTTGGTAACCAAAACGCGTGGTGATGATCTTTGCACTTGTTGAATAAGTAACCTATATCAGTAATGACACATCAACGAGGAAAAGTTATGCGTAAGCTTTTAGTAAGCGGTTTACTGGCGGTGTTTGCGCTGCCAGCCACAGCCGATCGTTTCGAAGACGTCACCATTGAACATAATGAAGTGGCGGACAATATCTATATGCTGACCGGTGCCGGCGGCAATATTCTGATGTCTTCCGGCAGTGACGGCGTGTTTATGATCGACGACCAATATACGCAAATGTCAGAGCGCATCGCCGATAAGGTCAAAGAACTCAGCGGCGAAGACGTGAAATACATTCTGAACACTCACTTCCACGGCGACCATGTCGGCTCGAACATGTGGTTTGCCAGTAATCACGGCTCAACAATATTCGCTCACGACCACGTGCGCGACCGCTTAAGCAATGACGACAGTTTCGAAGCAATGGGTCTGCCGGCGATCACTTTTGACTCGGGCATTACGTTTCACTTTAACGACGACACCATTTACGTGTTTCACTTGCCGGCCGGACATACCGACGGTGACAGTGCCGTCTGGTTTGAAGACGCGAATGTTTTGCATCCGGGCGACTTATTCTTCAATAAACGCTTCCCGTTTATTGATCTGAAAAGCGGTGGCGACGTGGACGGTTACATCGCCAATGTCGAGCAGTTACTCAACCGTATTACTGACGACACGGTGATTATTCCCGGCCACGGTCCACTGGCCAATAAAGCCGATTACGAAAGCTTTTTAAACATGATGAAAGAAACAAAAGCTGAAGTTGACGCCATGAAGCAGAATGGCATGAGCCTTGAAGAAGTCCAGGCGAAAGGCCTTAGTGACAAGTGGGCTGACTGGAGTTGGTCATTTATTAACGAAGAGCGCTGGATAGCAACGCTCTACTGAGTTTTAAGTAACCGTAACCTGACTAACAAACCGAACGGAAAATTAACTGTTCGTTCGGCTGCTCAAGGTGATACTCCATGGCCAGCTCGTCGCAGTTGGCCAGCCTTGGGCAAATCTCACAGTCCTTCATGACTTTTTCCGGCAAGGTGTCTTTCGAGCAATAGCGAAAACCTTGCTGTTCAAAAAAGTCCGGCACCCGGGTCAGCACTATCACTCGGTTTAGCTGCAACAGGCGGGCTTTTTTCAATAAGTAAGCCACCAGCATACGCCCCTGACCACGCACCTCGGTTTTAGGGTTGACTCCTAACGAGCGAACTTCCGCTAAACCTGTGGTGTAGATATACAATGACGCACA comes from Idiomarina sp. X4 and encodes:
- a CDS encoding MBL fold metallo-hydrolase, encoding MRKLLVSGLLAVFALPATADRFEDVTIEHNEVADNIYMLTGAGGNILMSSGSDGVFMIDDQYTQMSERIADKVKELSGEDVKYILNTHFHGDHVGSNMWFASNHGSTIFAHDHVRDRLSNDDSFEAMGLPAITFDSGITFHFNDDTIYVFHLPAGHTDGDSAVWFEDANVLHPGDLFFNKRFPFIDLKSGGDVDGYIANVEQLLNRITDDTVIIPGHGPLANKADYESFLNMMKETKAEVDAMKQNGMSLEEVQAKGLSDKWADWSWSFINEERWIATLY